From a single Populus trichocarpa isolate Nisqually-1 chromosome 17, P.trichocarpa_v4.1, whole genome shotgun sequence genomic region:
- the LOC18107685 gene encoding uncharacterized protein LOC18107685, giving the protein MAENSSSGGSSMASAPARSDDPAWAHGQVVISVKNSSICVHCSKRINGGGITRLKYHLAGIKGQVEACKKVPPDVKWQMKQLIEDLTMEKEKRKRLRTDIGNSQSFSNDEVEEGGSANPTLSDIDSKATKRLTMQGTSANRKKMTSFVPRTTPSSQPSIKSAMASKKKEHNARKVMARWWYDVNVPFNGAKSYYYQPMIDVIASIRPGFKGPSYHDLRGPLLKDIVHDVHEYLFEIKADWKLYGCSIMADGWSNRRNVPIVNFLAYSPRGTIFLKSVDTSGLRKDKETLLEMFDEVVKEVGQENIVQFVSDNEAAFKAAGKALQQRLLEVCLAQLLDWFPDCDTQDVISGQLEEYKKATGDFGLPLAIRQREKLNPENEETCFDEENELGGNDQLLECLVDDFPYIPPQDQDPYFYVNDGDDV; this is encoded by the exons ATGGCTGAAAACTCATCAAGTGGTGGTTCTTCTATGGCTTCAGCTCCAGCAAGATCAGATGATCCAGCATGGGCTCATGGGCAAGTGGTTATTAGTGTAAAGAACTCAAGTATATGTGTTCATTGTAGCAAAAGGATCAATGGTGGTGGTATTACTCGTCTGAAGTATCACCTTGCTGGTATTAAGGGCCAAGTTGAAGCTTGTAAAAAGGTTCCTCCAGATGTGAAATGGCAAATGAAGCAGTTGATAGAGGACTTAACAatggagaaagagaaaagaaagagacttAGAACTGATATTGGAAATTCTCAATCATTTTCCAATGATGAAGTCGAAGAGGGTGGTAGTGCAAATCCTACTTTAAGTGATATCGATTCAAAAGCAACTAAGAGATTGACAATGCAAGGCACAAGtgcaaatagaaaaaagatgacTTCATTCGTTCCACGAACTACCCCAAGTTCACAACCTAGCATTAAAAGTGCAATGGCTTCTAAAAAGAAGGAACATAATGCAAGGAAGGTCATGGCAAGATGGTGGTATGATGTTAATGTACCATTTAATGGTGCTAAATCATACTATTATCAACCAATGATAGACGTCATAGCATCAATAAGACCTGGTTTTAAAGGACCATCATATCATGATTTAAGGGGACCACTTTTGAAAGATATAGTTCATGATGTCCATGAATACCTCTTTGAAATCAAGGCTGATTGGAAACTTTATGGATGCTCCATTATGGCAGATGGGTGGTCAAATAGAAGGAATGTACCAATTGTGAATTTTCTTGCTTATTCTCCAAGAGGTACCATATTCTTGAAGTCAGTTGACACTTCGGGTCTTCGAAAAGATAAAGAGACATTGCTTGAAATGTTTGATGAAGTTGTCAAAGAAGTGGGGCAAGAAAATATTGTCCAATTTGTTAGTGATAATGAGGCTGCATTCAAGGCTGCTGGGAAGGCTTTGCAACAAAG GTTACTCGAGGTTTGCTTAGCACAATTACTAGATTGGTTCCCTGATTGTGACACTCAAGATGTAATTAGTGGCCAACTTGAGGAGTATAAGAAAGCAACTGGTGATTTTGGCTTGCCTCTAGCTATTCGTCAAAGAGAAAAGTTAAATCCAG AGAATGAAGAGACATGTTTTGATGAAGAGAATGAGCTTGGTGGAAATGATCAACTATTGGAATGTCTAGTTGATGACTTTCCCTACATACCACCACAAGATCAAGATCCTTATTTCTATGTTAATGATGGAGATgatgtttga